Below is a genomic region from Streptantibioticus cattleyicolor NRRL 8057 = DSM 46488.
GGTACGCCGCGCGGTACTTGTCGAGCATGGCGGCGGCGGCCGGGGTGTTGAAGACGAACTTGGTGCCGTCGGCGTTCATCAGCGCGGTGCCGGTGTTGACGATGTCGCCGAGCCCGGGCGCGCTGCTCATCAGGTAGTCCTTGCCGCCGGAGCGGTCGTGCATCGTCTTCGCCTGGGCGATCAGCTCGTCCAGGGTGGTCGGCGGGTGCTCCGGGTCGAGGCCGTCCTTGAGGAACATCGCCTTGTTCCAGTAGTTCATGTCGGCCCCCAGGTACCAGGGGAAGCCGTAGGTGCCCTTCAACCTCGGGTAGGTGTACGCCTTCAGCGCGCTGGCCACGTACTCCGAGGTGATCCGCGGGTCGTTGCGGCCCAGGTCGAGCAGGCCGCCGGTCTTCGCCACCGAATACGCGATGTCGGGCGGCAGGTTGACCACGTCGGGCAGGCTGTGGCCGACGACCTGGCTGACCACCTTGTCGGCGTAGCCGTCGCCGGGCTGGTCGACCCAGTTGACGTGGGTGCCCGGGTGTTCCCGCTCGAACGACGAGATCAGCGAGGTGAAGTACGGGGTGAACGTGGGGTTCTTGAGCGACCAGGTCTGGAACGTGATGGCCCCCTTGAGCGGGGCGTCGGAGGCCACCACGGGGCCGGAGCCGTCCTTGCCCGCGGTGCCGTCGCCGACCCCGCACCCGGTCGCGGTGACGCCGAGGGCGACGACGGTCGCAGCCGCCGCGAGCGCCCTGTGCCTGCCGATAGGTCTGCCGAACATGGGGCACCCCTCCTGTCGGAGCCGGAAGGCTCACCGTAGCGCCGCGTCTTTTTTCGAAACCGTATGACTAAAGCGGTTTAGTCGCCGGGAACTATGCCCTTACCATGTGCGGGTGTCAAGAGGTCCAACGAGGCACTCTCCACGCTCGATTACTGGGTGGAAGGTTGATGCGATGAGCAGGCCCACGATCGGTGACATCGCCGCCCGGTCCGGCGTCTCCAAGGGCGCGGTGTCGTTCGCCCTCAACGGCCGGCCCGGGGTGAGCGACTCGACCCGGGCCCGGATTCTGCGGGTGGCCGAGCAGATGGGCTGGCGCCCGCACAGCGCGGCCCGGGCGCTCGGTGGCGCCAAGGCCGGCATGGTGGGCCTGGTCTCCGCCCGCCCGGCCCGCACGCTGGGCGTCGAGCCCTTCTACGCCCAGCTCATCTCCGGCCTCCAGGCGGGGCTCTCCGGCCACGGCGTGGGGCTGCAACTGCTGATCGTGGAGTCCATCGAGGCGGAGATCGAGACCTACCGCAGATGGCACTCGGAGCACCACGTGGACGGGGTGGTCCTGTTCGACCTGCGCGCCCGCGACCCCCGGGTGGCCGAACTGGAGCGCTCCGGACTGCCGTGCATCGTGCTGGGCGGGCCGGGCAAGCACGGCTCGCTGCCCAACGTGTGGGCCGACGACCGGGCCGCGATGCTGCGGATCGTGGAATACCTGGCCGCGCTGGGCCACCGCCGCATCGCGCACGTGGCCGGGCTCCCCGACTTCTGGCACACCCAGCGGCGCACCAGGGCGCTGCGGGACGCGGCGCGGCGGCTCGGCCTGACCGACGCCACCTCCTCCCCCACCGACTTCAGCGACGCGGAGGGGGCCACCGTCACCCGTACCCTGCTCTCCCGCCGACCCCGGCCGACCGCGATCGTCTACGACAGCGACATCATGGCGGTGGCCGGGCTCGGGGTGGCGATCGAGATGGGGCTCTCGGTCCCCGGCGACCTGTCGATCGTGGCCTTCGACGACTCGGTGCTCGCCCGGCTGATGCACCCCTCGCTGACCGCGCTGACCAGGGACACCTTCGCGCTGGGCGAGCTGCTGGCGGCGGCCGTGCTGGAGGCGGTGGCCGGCGGTCCGGCGCAACGCAGCGTGCAGGCGCCCACCCCGGAACTGGTGGCCCGGGAGAGCACGGCGCCACCGCGTGAGGTGGCGAGCTAAATCGGTCAAGTAGCCGCCCGCGCCGCCGAGTCGTGTCGCGACGCCTTGACAGCGCCGGGCGGGCGGAGCATAGTCCGGCGATCAGAGCGCCGCGCGGTACGGGTGTTGTCGCGTCAGGGCGCCGCTCGCCGAACGAAGACACCGGGCGGGCGGCGGCCCGTTCCGTACCGCGGACCACATCGCACCGACCGCACCACGCGACCGGTGCCGCCCCGTCGGCGCCCGGGTATCCGTCATCGGCACCGGCTCCGCAACCGCTCCGTCCGTCCCGCCCGGCCGCGGCACGTCCCGTCCCGGCCGGCTTCCGATCCCCGGAGGCATCCCATGCCGATCGCTCCAGGCCGACCGCGGGCGCTGCTGCCCGCCGTGCTGGCCGCCGTGCTGGCGTGCGTCTTCGCCGTCACCGGCACCGCCCGCGCGTCCGCGGCCACCGCCCGCCACGTCGTCGCCTACTACCAGACCCAGTACGTCACCAACGCCGACGGCAGCCAGACCTACGTCTCCCCACGCCCGCTCGGCGGCACCGCCACCGACATCGAGCTGGCCGCCTTCCACCTCAACGGCGACGGCACCATCCACCTCAACGACGACCCGCCGTCCGCCGCCAAGTTCACCACCATGTGGTCCGACCTGGCCGCCCTGCAACGCTCCGGCACCCGGGTGGAGGCCATGCTGGGCGGCGCCGCCCAGGGTTCCTACGCCAACCTGCACGCCAACTTCGGCAAGTACTACGGCCTGCTCCGCACCACCCTGCGCACCTACCACCTGAACGGCATCGACCTCGACATCGAGGAGTCGTTCTCCCTCGCCGACACCAAGCACCTGATCTCGCAACTGCGCGCCGACTTCGGCAGCGGCTTCGTCATCACCCTGGCCCCGGTCGCCACCGACCTGGCCGGCTCCTCCGCCTTCTCCGGCGGCTTCAGCTACGCCTCCCTCGAACAGCAGGCGGGCTCCCAGATCAACTGGTACAATGCCCAGTTCTACTGCGGCTGGGGCGACCTGAGCGATACCTCCTCCTACGACGACGTCGTCGCGGCCGGCTTCTCCGCCAGCCGCGTCGTCGCCGGCACCGTCACCAACCCCGACAACTGCTCCGGCTACGTCTCCCCCGACCAACTCACCTCCACCATCACCTCCCTCGTCTCCTCCTACCCCGACTTCGCCGGCGTCGCCGGCTGGGAATACTTCAACTCCCTCGGCCCCTCCGGCCCGGCGAGCTGGTTCCAGTCGGTGAAGAACGCCATGTCGTAACGCCCGATCCCTGCCGCCCCGACGCCCCGGGACCGGCCGGTGAGGTCCGGTTCCCGGGGGGTCGGGGCGGTCGGCGCGCCCGGTCTACGCACGTTCCCGTCGCGCGGCGATCCCGGGAATCCGGTTCCGGGTACGTCGTCCGTAGACTCCAGGGACTACGCGCCGACCTCGGCCCCACCAGCGGTGACGAACGGGTCGCCGAACTGACCGCCGGGATCGGGTCGTTGACCACCACGGCGTGATGAGAGGTGCACGCATGTCGCAGACCACCGGTGCGCGGTTGTTCCGGGAGGCGTGGATCGCGGGTGTCCGGGCGCATTTTCCGGGTGAGCCGAAACCCGGTTACGTCACGCCGTGGGAGGAGACGCCGGAGTGGGAACGTGAGGCCGCCGGGGCGGTGTACGAACAGGTCCGGCAGTTCCTCGACCTCAGTGGCGGGCACGCCGCGCGGCTCAGCCGTGAGCAGAAGGGCCGGTTCGTGGCGGTCTGCTGGACGGCCCAGATGTACAAGCACTTCGAGGACCCCAAGCCCGCGTACGTGGCCGACTGGCCCGACCTGCCGGGGTGGCAGCGGGAGACCGACACCGACATCTTCGAGGCGATCGAGAAGCACCACGTGTAGGACCGGGCATTCCGGCCCCCCGGTAGGGTGACCGCCATGGCAGCGGGGTGGC
It encodes:
- a CDS encoding extracellular solute-binding protein, which translates into the protein MFGRPIGRHRALAAAATVVALGVTATGCGVGDGTAGKDGSGPVVASDAPLKGAITFQTWSLKNPTFTPYFTSLISSFEREHPGTHVNWVDQPGDGYADKVVSQVVGHSLPDVVNLPPDIAYSVAKTGGLLDLGRNDPRITSEYVASALKAYTYPRLKGTYGFPWYLGADMNYWNKAMFLKDGLDPEHPPTTLDELIAQAKTMHDRSGGKDYLMSSAPGLGDIVNTGTALMNADGTKFVFNTPAAAAMLDKYRAAYQAGYLPADVLNKNYEGNNALFLKQVVAWTTGQGNGIQTVAQTNPSLAKQMIPSPSIGTPKLNVQGVSVSAKSKNLPLALAFARYVTDNANQAAFITYAPGFVPGTAEAAKDPKYSGGNGGPEAKAAAIDYQDMRKAVDFTPPVWSTAMDTYLAQQIAQAVTGKETSRQALDNAVARANQLLAD
- a CDS encoding LacI family DNA-binding transcriptional regulator, whose protein sequence is MSRPTIGDIAARSGVSKGAVSFALNGRPGVSDSTRARILRVAEQMGWRPHSAARALGGAKAGMVGLVSARPARTLGVEPFYAQLISGLQAGLSGHGVGLQLLIVESIEAEIETYRRWHSEHHVDGVVLFDLRARDPRVAELERSGLPCIVLGGPGKHGSLPNVWADDRAAMLRIVEYLAALGHRRIAHVAGLPDFWHTQRRTRALRDAARRLGLTDATSSPTDFSDAEGATVTRTLLSRRPRPTAIVYDSDIMAVAGLGVAIEMGLSVPGDLSIVAFDDSVLARLMHPSLTALTRDTFALGELLAAAVLEAVAGGPAQRSVQAPTPELVARESTAPPREVAS
- a CDS encoding glycoside hydrolase family 18 protein gives rise to the protein MPIAPGRPRALLPAVLAAVLACVFAVTGTARASAATARHVVAYYQTQYVTNADGSQTYVSPRPLGGTATDIELAAFHLNGDGTIHLNDDPPSAAKFTTMWSDLAALQRSGTRVEAMLGGAAQGSYANLHANFGKYYGLLRTTLRTYHLNGIDLDIEESFSLADTKHLISQLRADFGSGFVITLAPVATDLAGSSAFSGGFSYASLEQQAGSQINWYNAQFYCGWGDLSDTSSYDDVVAAGFSASRVVAGTVTNPDNCSGYVSPDQLTSTITSLVSSYPDFAGVAGWEYFNSLGPSGPASWFQSVKNAMS